One Hordeum vulgare subsp. vulgare chromosome 4H, MorexV3_pseudomolecules_assembly, whole genome shotgun sequence DNA window includes the following coding sequences:
- the LOC123448238 gene encoding ribulose bisphosphate carboxylase/oxygenase activase B, chloroplastic, whose amino-acid sequence MASAFSSTVGAPASTPTIFLGKKVKNYYHGGNKMKSRVVRVMAAKKELDQGKQTDADRWKGLAYDISDDQQDITRGKGIVDSLFQAPMGDGTHEAILSSYEYISQGLRKYDFDNTMDGLYIAPAFMDKLIVHLAKNFMTLPNIKVPLILGIWGGKGQGKSFQCELVFAKMGINPIMMSAGELESGNAGEPAKLIRQRYREAADIINKGKMCCLFINDLDAGAGRMGGTTQYTVNNQMVNATLMNIADAPTNVQLPGMYNKEENPRVPIIVTGNDFSTLYAPLIRDGRMEKFYWAPTREDRIGVCKGIFRTDNVPDEAVVRLVDTFPGQSIDFFGALRARVYDDEVRKWVGEIGVENISKRLVNSREGPPTFDQPKMTIEKLMEYGHMLVQEQENVKRVQLADKYLSEAALGQANDDAMKTGAFYGK is encoded by the exons ATGGCTTCTGCTTTCTCGTCCACCGTTGGAGCTCCG GCGTCGACCCCGACCATCTTCCTGGGCAAGAAGGTGAAGAACTACTACCATGGTGGCAACAAGATGAAGAGCAGGGTGGTGAGGGTCATGGCGGCCAAAAAGGAACTTGACCAGGGCAAGCAGACCGATGCGGACCGGTGGAAGGGTCTGGCCTACGACATCTCGGACGACCAGCAGGACATCACTCGGGGGAAAGGCATCGTGGACTCCCTGTTCCAGGCCCCCATGGGCGACGGCACCCACGAGGCCATCCTAAGCTCCTACGAGTACATCAGCCAGGGCCTGCGGAAGTACGACTTCGACAACACCATGGACGGGCTGTACATCGCGCCGGCATTCATGGACAAGCTCATCGTCCACCTCGCCAAGAACTTCATGACACTCCCCAACATCAAGGTTCCTCTCATCCTGGGTATCTGGGGAGGCAAGGGACAGGGCAAGTCGTTCCAGTGTGAGCTGGTGTTCGCCAAGATGGGCATCAACCCCATCATGATGAGCGCCGGTGAGCTGGAGAGCGGCAACGCCGGCGAGCCGGCCAAGCTGATCCGGCAGAGGTACCGCGAGGCGGCCGACATTATCAACAAGGGCAAGATGTGCTGCCTCTTCATCAACGACCTGGACGCCGGCGCGGGCCGGATGGGCGGGACGACGCAGTACACGGTGAACAACCAGATGGTGAACGCCACCCTGATGAACATCGCGGACGCGCCCACCAACGTGCAGCTCCCGGGGATGTACAACAAGGAGGAGAACCCCCGCGTgcccatcatcgtcaccggcaacgACTTCTCGACGCTGTACGCTCCCCTGATCCGTGACGGGCGCATGGAGAAGTTCTACTGGGCGCCCACCCGCGAGGACCGCATCGGCGTGTGCAAGGGCATCTTCCGCACCGACAACGTCCCGGACGAGGCCGTGGTGAGGCTGGTGGACACCTTCCCGGGGCAGTCCATCGACTTCTTCGGCGCGCTGCGGGCACGGGTGTACGACGACGAGGTGCGCAAGTGGGTCGGCGAGATCGGCGTGGAGAACATCTCCAAGCGCCTCGTCAACTCCAGGGAGGGGCCGCCCACGTTCGACCAGCCCAAGATGACCATAGAGAAGCTCATGGAGTACGGCCACATGCTGGTCCAGGAGCAGGAGAACGTCAAGCGTGTGCAGCTCGCCGACAAGTACCTCAGCGAGGCGGCGCTCGGCCAAGCCAACGACGACGCCATGAAGACCGGTGCCTTCTACGGCAAGTAG
- the LOC123448239 gene encoding ribulose bisphosphate carboxylase/oxygenase activase A, chloroplastic, giving the protein MAAAFSSTVGAPASTPTNFLGKKLKKQVTSAVNYHGKSSKANRFTVMAAENIDEKRNTDKWKGLAYDISDDQQDITRGKGIVDSLFQAPTGDGTHEAVLSSYEYVSQGLRKYDFDNTMGGFYIAPAFMDKLVVHLSKNFMTLPNIKIPLILGIWGGKGQGKSFQCELVFAKMGINPIMMSAGELESGNAGEPAKLIRQRYREAADMIKKGKMCCLFINDLDAGAGRMGGTTQYTVNNQMVNATLMNIADAPTNVQLPGMYNKEENPRVPIVVTGNDFSTLYAPLIRDGRMEKFYWAPTRDDRIGVCKGIFQTDNVSDESVVKIVDTFPGQSIDFFGALRARVYDDEVRKWVGSTGIENIGKRLVNSRDGPVTFEQPKMTVEKLLEYGHMLVQEQDNVKRVQLADTYMSQAALGDANQDAMKTGSFYGKGAQQGTLPVPEGCTDQNAKNYDPTARSDDGSCLYTF; this is encoded by the exons ATGGCTGCTGCCTTCTCCTCCACCGTCGGGGCTCCG GCTTCTACGCCGACCAACTTCCTCGGGaagaagctcaagaagcaggtgaCCTCGGCCGTGAACTACCATGGCAAGAGCTCCAAGGCCAACAGGTTCACAGTCATGGCAGCGGAGAACATCGACGAGAAGAGGAACACCGACAAGTGGAAGGGTCTTGCGTACGATATCTCCGACGACCAGCAGGACATCACCAGAGGGAAGGGCATCGTGGACTCGCTCTTCCAGGCGCCCACGGGCGACGGCACCCACGAGGCCGTCCTCAGCTCCTACGAGTACGTCAGCCAGGGCCTGCGGAAGTACGACTTCGACAACACCATGGGAGGCTTCTACATCGCTCCTGCTTTCATGGACAAGCTTGTTGTCCATCTCTCCAAAAACTTCATGACCCTGCCCAACATCAAG ATCCCACTCATCTTGGGTATCTGGGGAGGCAAGGGTCAAGGAAAATCATTCCAGTGTGAGCTTGTGTTCGCCAAGATGGGCATCAA CCCCATCATGATGAGTGCCGGAGAGCTGGAGAGTGGGAACGCTGGAGAGCCAGCCAAGCTCATCAGGCAGCGGTACCGTGAGGCTGCAGACATGATCAAGAAGGGTAAGATGTGCTGCCTCTTCATCAACGATCTTGACGCTGGTGCGGGTAGGATGGGCGGAACCACGCAGTACACCGTCAACAACCAGATGGTGAACGCCACCCTGATGAACATCGCCGATGCCCCCACCAACGTGCAGCTCCCTGGCATGTACAACAAGGAGGAGAACCCCCGTGTGCCCATCGTCGTCACCGGTAACGATTTCTCGACGCTCTACGCTCCTCTGATCCGTGATGGTCGTATGGAGAAGTTCTACTGGGCTCCCACCCGTGACGACCGTATCGGTGTCTGCAAGGGTATCTTCCAGACCGACAATGTCAGTGACGAGTCTGTCGTCAAGATCGTCGACACCTTCCCAGGACAATCCATTG ACTTTTTCGGTGCTCTGCGTGCTCGGGTGTACGACGATGAGGTGCGCAAGTGGGTCGGCTCTACCGGAATCGAGAACATTGGCAAGAGGCTGGTGAACTCGCGGGACGGGCCCGTGACCTTCGAGCAGCCAAAGATGACAGTCGAGAAGCTGCTAGAGTACGGGCACATGCTCGTCCAGGAGCAGGACAATGTCAAGCGTGTGCAGCTTGCTGACACCTACATGAGCCAGGCAGCTCTGGGTGATGCTAACCAGGATGCGATGAAGACTGGTTCCTTCTACG GTAAAGGAGCACAGCAAGGTACTTTGCCCGTGCCGGAAGGTTGCACCGACCAAAATGCCAAGAACTACGACCCAACGGCAAGGAGCGACGACGGCAGCTGCCTTTACACCTTTTAA